The Armatimonadota bacterium DNA window CGATCTGTGGCTGCTGGAGCGAAGATCGATAGGCGTGGATGCCTTGTGCGGCGAGCGTGAAGGAGAGAACGGCGAGAAAGAGGATCGGCCTTTTCATAACATCGCCTCTTTCGGCGGTGAGGCGGGCTGTCCTGCGTTAAGGATTTGTGAAAACGCCCTGGCGATGAATCACCGCCAGGGCGTAGAAGTTTCGACCGACTTTGCTTGACTTTAGGCTTTTCGGCGTCGGCGGGCCAAGAGAGCAAGACCAGCGCCAAGGCCGAACAGGCTCATAGGCTCGGGGACCAACTCCAGGTAACGTCCGCCGCCCGAATAGACCAGACTGGAGGTGCGCGTCGTTACGTTAAAGACGTGCGCGCCCGAGCCATTGGTCCACATGATGTTGCCGTTGCCCAGCTGAATGACGCCGCGAGCGCCCGATGCGGCAAACGACTCGATCAATGCGCCCGTGTTGACGTCCAGCCGGACTACGTTGTTGGACGAGAAGCCCGCAACCAGCACGTTCCCATCGGCCGCATAGTTCATCTGCTCGGCAAAGTTCAGCGAGGTCGAGTTGTGAAACGCCCCGATCGAACCGCCCGCCAGATTGAATTTGTGGATGTCGTTGTTGCCAGAGCTCGAAGAAACCAAGATGCCGCCTTGATGCGCCAGAATGCCGAACGGACTGGGGGCCAATCCCGTGGTCGTGAACGATCCCATCGGGTTGCCGTTCGTGTCGAACATTACCACCGCATTGCCGGGTGCACCGTTTGCGGTGCCTGCGTTGGTTACGTAGACGGTGCCAGCCACTAACCCCATGCCGCGGATGTTGTCCAGGCCAGCGGTTCCGATTTGTCCCAGCGGCGTGCCCGTCATGGACCAACGAGAAACTCGGTCGCCTCCTTGTTCAGACACCCAGATCTCGTTGCCAACGACCATGGCGTGGATCGGTGTGCCGCCTGCCAAAGCGAAGAGGTTAGGATTCATCACGGAGCCGTCAAACGGATCGAACGTTACGATGCGGTTGTTGGTACTGTCCGGCATCATAATGTACGGTTGTGCCAACGCGCCCGAAGCAAGCAAAGCGGCAGCCATCAAACTTCCAAGGAAATTCCTCATTGTTGTCACCTCGAGAAAAGTATAAGGCAGAATTGCCTGAAACGACCAGGCAATTCTGCCAGTAAGGTCAAAGCGCCTTTGAATTAGCAGCCGACGCCGAAATTCTCTAGAACCAGCGCAAGGTCCGTATCGTCGACGACGCCGTCAAGGTTCAGGTCGGCCTGGACGCCTTCGCATCCCATGCCGAACGACTCCAGGCCGATGGCCAGATCGGTGTCGTCCACACAGCCATCGCCGTTGACATCGCCGGGGCCATTCAGGCGGATCAGTTGGAGGTATCGACCGCCGCCCGCATATATGAGCGCCGACGAGCCCGCAACCACGTCGCGGATGTGCGCGCCCGAGCCATTCGTCCACATGATGTTGCCGTTGCAAAGTTGGATCACGCCGCGAGCGCCCGATGCGGCAAAAGAGTCGATGAGGGCGCCGCTATTTACATCCAAGCGAACGACGTTGTTGGACGAGAATCCACCGACTAGGACGTTACCGTCTGCCGCATAAGCCATCTGCTCGGCAAAGTTCAGCGATGTCGTATTGTGAAACGTTCCCAAAGGGGTGCCTGTCAGCGAAAACTTGTGTATGTCGTCGTTCGCCGAACTGGACGACACGAGTATCCCGCTCTGATGCTCCAGCACGCCAAACGGGCCGGGGGCCAGGCCGACCGTACTGAAAGACCCCAATGGTGCGCCTGACGGATCCAGCATCACGACCGCATTGCCAGGGGCGCCATTGGCAGTACCAGCGTTGGTTACGTAGATCGTGTCGCCAACTCGGCCCATTCCGCGAATGTTGTCGAAGCCTGCTGTACCGATCTGACCCAGAAACGTTCCCGTTAGAGACCAGCGCGAAACACGATCGCCGATCTGCTCGGACACCCAGATCTCATCGCCCACCCGCATGGCGTGGATCGGCGTTCCGGCTGCTAAAGCAAAGTAGGCGCCATTGATCACGCTGCCGTCTTGCGGGTTGAAAAGCACGGTTCGGTTGTTGGTACTGTCAGGCATGATTATGACCGCCTGAGCGAAAGTGCCGACGCATGCAAGCGCGGCAAGAGAAGCAAACAATCCTTTCATGGTAATCACCTCGTTCGATAGTTTACCTCCATCTGTCCTCGGCAACACTGACACGTTTGCGGGGATTGTGGGCTATGATAATGCACTATGGAGTTTGGAGCGTGGGCCGACCAATACGCGGCGTTCAGACCCCGATATCCAGTGGGCCTGTTCGATTTTATTGCCGATCAGGCGCCGGGACGACGCTTGGCCTGGGATTGTGCGACAGGCAATGGGCAGGCCGCGATCGACCTGGCCGAACGGTTCGAGAGGGTCTGCGCGACGGACAAAAGCGAAGAACAGATCAGTCGGGCGACGGCCCATTCGCGTATCGACTATTCGGTGCAGGCCGCCGAAGCGACTGACTTCCCTAATGCCTGCTTTGATGCGATCTGCGCGGCGCAAGCCGTCCATTGGTTCGATGTTGAGCGCTTTTATGCCGAGGCCGTGCGCGTAGCACGCCCCGGCGCGGTGATCGGCATTTGGGGGTACACCGATTTCAACGTCTCTCCGGCGTTCGACTCGGCGTTCAGAGAGCGCGTTTTGGAGCCAGTAAAGGGCGATTGGGCGGGCGGCGTTCGACTATTGACCAACGGTTATCGAGACATTCCCTTCCCGTTCGAACGCATTGAGACGCCTCCCTTCAGCATTGAAGTTACCTGGGATTTGCCTCGGCTGATGGCCTATGTGAACACTTGGTCGGGCGTTCGGCGATATGTCGAACGGACTGGAATCGGCCTTCTGTCAGAGGTCTATCCCCTTCTGGCCGCGGAGTGGGGCGATCCCGCAACCCCGCGCCCTATCGCGATGCCGCTGTATGCGATGATGGGGAGGATCTGACTTCCGACAGATAGAAAAAAGCAAATCGGCGGCGTTGTACGCGAACGGCAAGCACTGGGTGCAGGCTGGAAGGCGTTTGCCAGCGATCCTAACCGTTCGAGCAATCTAATGCTCTAAATGCTTTCTCATCCGCCTCCGAATCGCCCAAATAGAAAGCCCTATGATTAGGACGGTCCCGCCCGAATAACTGACCATGTGCGCGATCGCGACGGCGAACAGTCTACGATCCGCGACTTTCTCATCCCAGCCCAGAACAAAGCCGCCGAACAGATAAATCGCCAACCCTGAGAGCATGGCTAATGCCCATAGAACGGCCAGACACTTCAGCAGCGCGGGTTGAATGTCCCTGGCCTCTAACTTAGGCAGGCGACCCGCCCTGCACGCAGCGCCCATCAACAATCCGCCGAACAGTCCCATCCACCAGGTTGCCCAGACGCCCCAGATCAATGCCAATGCCAACGGCGACTTTGTGTCGATTATCACCGGGTGATGAGGCGGCAAAAAGTAGGCTGGACTGACGTGCGCCGTAACAAGGTCGTGCGCGATTCCATACGCGACCGATGTCCAAACGCCCAGCCAGACGATGCGCCAGTAAGCCACTTTATGGCTTTGAATATCGCGGTTGGTAGAGCTGGATTTTAAGGCCTCCTGGAGCCTCGAAGAAAGTTACCAAGCCATAGCCGTGATCCTCGATATCGCCGGCAAAGACGACGCCGCGCGCTTTCAGCGATTCGACCGTCGCGGCCACGTCGTCGCAGTAGAAGGAGATGCCCGCGCTGTTGCCGTCCGCCTCGTGGCAGCCTACTTCTCCGGCTATCGGATAGATCGGCCAATTGCCGCCCGCGTCGAACCAATCGAGCCCAAGTTTCTCCTTAAAGAACGCCCGCAGCTCGTCGGCTGCGGGCGAATAGAACATTGCGTGCACGCCTTTGATCATGATTCCTCCTAATGGCAGCCTAGACCGAACGATTCGAGCGCGATGGCCAGGTCGGCATCGTCGACGATGCCGTTGCCGTCTATGTCGCTGG harbors:
- a CDS encoding PEP-CTERM sorting domain-containing protein (PEP-CTERM proteins occur, often in large numbers, in the proteomes of bacteria that also encode an exosortase, a predicted intramembrane cysteine proteinase. The presence of a PEP-CTERM domain at a protein's C-terminus predicts cleavage within the sorting domain, followed by covalent anchoring to some some component of the (usually Gram-negative) cell surface. Many PEP-CTERM proteins exhibit an unusual sequence composition that includes large numbers of potential glycosylation sites. Expression of one such protein has been shown restore the ability of a bacterium to form floc, a type of biofilm.); protein product: MRNFLGSLMAAALLASGALAQPYIMMPDSTNNRIVTFDPFDGSVMNPNLFALAGGTPIHAMVVGNEIWVSEQGGDRVSRWSMTGTPLGQIGTAGLDNIRGMGLVAGTVYVTNAGTANGAPGNAVVMFDTNGNPMGSFTTTGLAPSPFGILAHQGGILVSSSSGNNDIHKFNLAGGSIGAFHNSTSLNFAEQMNYAADGNVLVAGFSSNNVVRLDVNTGALIESFAASGARGVIQLGNGNIMWTNGSGAHVFNVTTRTSSLVYSGGGRYLELVPEPMSLFGLGAGLALLARRRRKA
- a CDS encoding class I SAM-dependent methyltransferase, translating into MEFGAWADQYAAFRPRYPVGLFDFIADQAPGRRLAWDCATGNGQAAIDLAERFERVCATDKSEEQISRATAHSRIDYSVQAAEATDFPNACFDAICAAQAVHWFDVERFYAEAVRVARPGAVIGIWGYTDFNVSPAFDSAFRERVLEPVKGDWAGGVRLLTNGYRDIPFPFERIETPPFSIEVTWDLPRLMAYVNTWSGVRRYVERTGIGLLSEVYPLLAAEWGDPATPRPIAMPLYAMMGRI
- a CDS encoding VOC family protein, whose protein sequence is MIKGVHAMFYSPAADELRAFFKEKLGLDWFDAGGNWPIYPIAGEVGCHEADGNSAGISFYCDDVAATVESLKARGVVFAGDIEDHGYGLVTFFEAPGGLKIQLYQPRYSKP